Proteins encoded together in one Bdellovibrio bacteriovorus window:
- a CDS encoding FliO/MopB family protein has product MRLLLSLLFVFSVSAQAADSAATSSEQTEISATAETGAVAHEDGKIDNRKESEIPLNLDKNKKAASEGGGFFRILFTLSILGLVGTGAFIFLRKYSVPKAKKHQTQIKVLQQHFLGPKKSLAIVRVAGESILIGVTDHNISMIKSLSLLDEEVPEETPQSFGKVLGSKASFDEDSQEEASAPRKKVAASMETDDEFAISGIKDIVSKRLKGMRSLQ; this is encoded by the coding sequence ATGCGTTTGTTGCTTTCTTTACTTTTTGTATTTTCGGTTTCTGCTCAAGCGGCGGATTCGGCGGCCACTTCTTCGGAACAAACAGAGATTTCTGCAACGGCAGAAACTGGAGCCGTGGCACATGAAGATGGCAAAATCGACAATCGTAAAGAATCCGAGATTCCATTGAACTTGGATAAAAATAAGAAAGCAGCATCAGAAGGCGGCGGTTTCTTCCGCATCCTTTTCACTCTTTCTATCTTGGGCTTGGTCGGAACAGGTGCTTTTATTTTCCTTCGTAAATACTCTGTTCCTAAAGCTAAGAAACACCAAACTCAGATCAAAGTTTTGCAACAGCATTTCCTAGGTCCTAAGAAAAGCTTGGCCATTGTTCGCGTAGCCGGAGAGTCGATCCTGATCGGAGTGACGGATCATAACATCTCTATGATCAAATCTTTGTCCTTGCTGGACGAAGAAGTGCCTGAAGAAACTCCGCAAAGTTTCGGAAAGGTTCTAGGTTCAAAGGCTTCTTTCGATGAAGATTCTCAAGAAGAAGCTTCAGCTCCTCGTAAAAAAGTAGCAGCGTCTATGGAAACGGATGATGAGTTCGCGATCAGCGGCATCAAAGATATCGTTTCTAAACGCCTTAAAGGAATGAGGTCTCTTCAGTGA
- the fliP gene encoding flagellar type III secretion system pore protein FliP (The bacterial flagellar biogenesis protein FliP forms a type III secretion system (T3SS)-type pore required for flagellar assembly.) — protein sequence MNWTLCSLVLLPLVLLISSSAFAQVTLPTVNLGFKTTDNPNEVVNAVKLILIMTVLTLAPAILIMMTGFTRIIIVLSFLRQAMGVQQMPPNQLLVGLALFLTFFVMQPAFNEMNQNGIQPYLAGKISQDAAIENTLAPLRKFMFHQTRDSDLALFIKLSKIDAPKTRADVPTMVLVPAFVVSELKTAFQIGFIIFLPFLVIDIVASSVLMAMGMMMLPPVVISLPFKIMLFVLVDGWGLLIGSMVKSFG from the coding sequence ATGAATTGGACTCTTTGTAGTCTTGTACTTTTGCCCCTTGTTCTTTTGATCAGTTCTTCCGCCTTTGCACAAGTCACACTTCCGACAGTGAATTTGGGTTTCAAAACAACAGACAACCCCAATGAGGTTGTGAACGCGGTTAAATTGATTTTGATCATGACGGTGCTGACTTTAGCGCCGGCGATCCTCATCATGATGACGGGTTTTACTCGTATCATCATCGTTCTTTCTTTCTTAAGACAGGCGATGGGTGTGCAACAAATGCCTCCAAACCAATTGTTAGTGGGTTTGGCATTGTTCCTGACTTTCTTTGTGATGCAACCCGCTTTCAATGAAATGAATCAAAATGGAATTCAACCTTACTTAGCAGGAAAAATCTCTCAGGATGCGGCGATTGAAAATACGCTCGCACCTCTGCGTAAGTTTATGTTCCATCAAACGCGCGATTCGGATTTAGCTTTGTTTATCAAGCTATCTAAAATCGATGCGCCTAAAACACGGGCGGATGTTCCGACGATGGTTTTGGTGCCTGCGTTTGTCGTCTCTGAACTTAAAACAGCCTTTCAAATCGGCTTTATCATCTTCCTTCCATTCCTCGTGATCGACATCGTCGCGTCCAGCGTTTTGATGGCGATGGGTATGATGATGCTTCCTCCGGTAGTAATTTCATTACCCTTTAAGATCATGCTCTTTGTCCTTGTGGATGGATGGGGTCTTCTCATCGGTTCGATGGTTAAGAGTTTCGGGTAG
- a CDS encoding CsbD family protein encodes MNKDIFQGKIKEISGEIRKKWGELTDDEIQRTKGNSEALSGLVQQKMGLSKEEASKQVNDLMSSMEERYREGADKVNQGIDKMKNKLSH; translated from the coding sequence ATGAATAAGGACATTTTCCAAGGAAAAATTAAAGAGATTTCTGGCGAGATTCGCAAAAAATGGGGCGAGCTCACCGACGATGAAATTCAAAGAACTAAAGGCAACTCCGAAGCGTTGAGTGGTCTAGTTCAACAAAAAATGGGCTTAAGCAAAGAAGAGGCCTCTAAGCAAGTGAACGATCTTATGTCGTCCATGGAAGAGAGATACCGCGAAGGCGCAGATAAGGTAAACCAAGGCATTGATAAAATGAAAAACAAGCTCTCTCACTAA
- the fliQ gene encoding flagellar biosynthesis protein FliQ: MTDELVIRLGQDALRTTAMLAAPLLISTLVVGLAVSIFQALTQINEATLTFIPKMIVVALVFVLAGPWMMDVMSTYTVNLFENIAVMVRE; the protein is encoded by the coding sequence ATGACAGACGAATTAGTAATTAGACTTGGACAAGATGCTTTAAGAACAACGGCGATGCTCGCAGCTCCGCTTTTGATCAGCACACTGGTCGTGGGTTTGGCCGTGAGTATTTTCCAAGCGTTGACTCAGATCAACGAGGCGACTTTGACGTTCATTCCAAAAATGATCGTGGTGGCTTTGGTCTTTGTCTTAGCCGGCCCGTGGATGATGGACGTGATGAGCACATACACCGTCAATCTTTTTGAAAACATCGCTGTGATGGTAAGGGAATAG
- the fliM gene encoding flagellar motor switch protein FliM: protein MNQVLSQSEVDALLAAVSDGDVASSDTSKPEAQNVGKVDERKIVSYDLTSQDRIIRGRLPQLEVIYEKFMRAFRVSLSSALRKIASITLTSTEFLKFGEFINTLPMPTCMSVLRFGNLRGSALFVIESKLAYALVDSFFGGADRPYTKIDGKDFTPIELSIVQKVVGLAINDLEAAWASIEKIGCSFVRTEVNPQFVGIVPPTDVVIASTFDVELENATGTISIVIPYATIEPIKQKLSTGFQVESDQTDKKLWTSIIQEQLLETDMEIKVNLGETEIKLRDMMNLKVGDVIPLDQDASGEFDVTVEGVKKFKGYYGIHHGTVAVQVTRPVTK, encoded by the coding sequence ATGAATCAGGTTCTTTCACAAAGTGAAGTGGATGCTCTGTTAGCCGCGGTCTCTGACGGAGATGTCGCGTCGTCGGACACGTCCAAGCCGGAAGCGCAGAATGTCGGTAAAGTGGATGAGCGTAAGATTGTTTCTTACGATCTTACCAGCCAAGATCGTATTATTCGTGGTCGTCTTCCTCAGTTGGAAGTTATTTACGAAAAATTCATGCGTGCTTTCCGCGTTTCTTTGTCCTCCGCGCTTCGTAAAATTGCCTCCATCACTTTAACTTCCACTGAGTTTTTAAAATTTGGTGAATTTATTAATACGCTTCCAATGCCGACGTGCATGAGCGTTCTGCGTTTTGGTAACTTGCGCGGTTCAGCTTTGTTCGTGATTGAAAGTAAATTGGCTTACGCTTTGGTCGACAGTTTCTTCGGCGGCGCAGATCGTCCGTACACGAAAATTGACGGTAAAGATTTTACGCCGATTGAACTTTCCATCGTACAAAAAGTCGTGGGTTTGGCGATCAACGATCTTGAAGCGGCATGGGCTTCTATTGAAAAAATCGGTTGCTCTTTTGTTCGTACGGAAGTGAATCCGCAGTTCGTAGGTATCGTGCCTCCGACTGACGTGGTTATCGCTTCGACATTCGACGTTGAACTTGAAAACGCGACAGGAACGATTTCCATCGTTATTCCTTACGCGACTATCGAGCCGATCAAACAAAAGCTTTCAACGGGCTTCCAGGTCGAATCAGATCAAACGGACAAAAAACTTTGGACTTCGATCATTCAAGAACAACTTCTTGAAACGGATATGGAAATCAAAGTGAACTTGGGTGAAACAGAAATCAAACTTCGCGACATGATGAACTTGAAAGTCGGCGACGTGATTCCATTGGATCAGGACGCTTCGGGAGAGTTCGACGTGACGGTCGAAGGTGTAAAAAAGTTTAAAGGTTATTACGGAATCCATCACGGAACTGTGGCAGTCCAAGTGACTCGACCGGTGACAAAGTAG
- a CDS encoding flagellar basal body-associated FliL family protein, which yields MAEEKAAAAEMSAPSGGSGQKPILLIALAVINMLVVAGVGFMLYQGKKKEAAEPKIEQVIKGEAEAQHKEATEEKEIVGKVVPLETFIVNLAGSKGRKVAKVNMELEVKGDHVLDEIEKRKAQIRDIIIIILSSKTYEDVASREGKDGLRNEIKDTINSFLVQGKISNVFFTEFIYN from the coding sequence ATGGCTGAAGAAAAAGCGGCAGCAGCGGAAATGTCAGCTCCGAGCGGGGGATCTGGACAAAAGCCTATTCTACTTATTGCCCTAGCGGTTATCAATATGTTGGTAGTCGCTGGCGTGGGTTTTATGCTTTATCAAGGTAAGAAAAAAGAAGCAGCAGAACCTAAGATTGAACAAGTCATTAAAGGTGAAGCCGAAGCGCAACATAAAGAAGCCACGGAAGAAAAAGAAATCGTGGGTAAGGTTGTGCCTTTAGAAACATTCATCGTCAATTTAGCGGGATCAAAAGGCCGTAAGGTCGCGAAAGTAAACATGGAACTTGAGGTCAAAGGTGACCACGTTCTTGATGAAATCGAAAAGCGCAAAGCGCAGATCCGCGACATCATCATTATTATTCTTTCTTCGAAGACTTACGAAGACGTCGCAAGTCGTGAAGGTAAAGACGGATTAAGAAACGAAATTAAAGACACGATCAACTCTTTCCTGGTGCAAGGAAAGATTTCAAACGTGTTCTTCACTGAATTTATCTACAACTAA